A window from Telopea speciosissima isolate NSW1024214 ecotype Mountain lineage chromosome 8, Tspe_v1, whole genome shotgun sequence encodes these proteins:
- the LOC122672654 gene encoding NAC domain-containing protein 83-like isoform X2: MEKLNFVKNGVIKLPPGFRFHPTDEELVVHYLKRKVFSCPLPASIIPEVDVCKNDPWDLPGDLEQERYFFSTKEAKYPNGNRCNRATGSGYWKATGIDRKIVASNHVVGIKKTLVFYRGKPPHGSRTDWIMHEYRLAGSATVPCIFPQKKNLTQNSATQVEDWVLCRIFLKRRSTKNDDEVFSRPSFIDFMMVRDKNDSAPAPSSSSSSCSGSSGITEVCSGGSDHEESSSCNSFSSSYCRRGP, encoded by the exons ATGGAGAAGCTTAATTTTGTTAAGAATGGAGTAATTAAACTACCTCCAGGTTTTAGATTCCATCCTACTGACGAAGAGCTCGTCGTTCATTATCTGAAGCGCAAGGTCTTCTCTTGCCCATTGCCCGCTTCAATCATCCCTGAGGTCGATGTCTGCAAGAACGATCCGTGGGATTTGCCAG gtgatttggagcaagagaGGTACTTCTTTAGCACCAAAGAAGCCAAGTATCCAAATGGGAACAGATGCAATAGAGCAACAGGTTCCGGTTATTGGAAAGCCACTGGAATTGACAGGAAAATCGTAGCTTCTAACCATGTTGTAGGGATTAAGAAGACCCTGGTTTTCTACAGAGGGAAGCCTCCTCATGGGTCTAGAACCGattggatcatgcatgaatatCGACTCGCTGGCTCTGCAACTGTTCCCTGCATTTTcccacaaaagaaaaacttaaCCCAG AATTCTGCCACGCAAGTGGAAGATTGGGTTCTCTGTCGCATATTTTTGAAGAGGAGGAGTACTAAAAATGATGATGAGGTCTTCTCA CGGCCTAGTTTCATTGATTTCATGATGGTCAGAGACAAGAACGACTCAGCTCCTgctccttcttcatcttcttcctcgtgTTCAGGTTCGAGTGGAATTACAGAAGTATGTTCCGGTGGATCTGATCATGAAGAAAGCAGCAGCTGTAACAGTTTTTCTTCATCTTATTGTAGGAGAGGTCCATGA
- the LOC122672654 gene encoding NAC domain-containing protein 83-like isoform X1, giving the protein MEKLNFVKNGVIKLPPGFRFHPTDEELVVHYLKRKVFSCPLPASIIPEVDVCKNDPWDLPGDLEQERYFFSTKEAKYPNGNRCNRATGSGYWKATGIDRKIVASNHVVGIKKTLVFYRGKPPHGSRTDWIMHEYRLAGSATVPCIFPQKKNLTQNSATQVEDWVLCRIFLKRRSTKNDDEVFSQPSKENKVSNIGTARPSFIDFMMVRDKNDSAPAPSSSSSSCSGSSGITEVCSGGSDHEESSSCNSFSSSYCRRGP; this is encoded by the exons ATGGAGAAGCTTAATTTTGTTAAGAATGGAGTAATTAAACTACCTCCAGGTTTTAGATTCCATCCTACTGACGAAGAGCTCGTCGTTCATTATCTGAAGCGCAAGGTCTTCTCTTGCCCATTGCCCGCTTCAATCATCCCTGAGGTCGATGTCTGCAAGAACGATCCGTGGGATTTGCCAG gtgatttggagcaagagaGGTACTTCTTTAGCACCAAAGAAGCCAAGTATCCAAATGGGAACAGATGCAATAGAGCAACAGGTTCCGGTTATTGGAAAGCCACTGGAATTGACAGGAAAATCGTAGCTTCTAACCATGTTGTAGGGATTAAGAAGACCCTGGTTTTCTACAGAGGGAAGCCTCCTCATGGGTCTAGAACCGattggatcatgcatgaatatCGACTCGCTGGCTCTGCAACTGTTCCCTGCATTTTcccacaaaagaaaaacttaaCCCAG AATTCTGCCACGCAAGTGGAAGATTGGGTTCTCTGTCGCATATTTTTGAAGAGGAGGAGTACTAAAAATGATGATGAGGTCTTCTCACAACCCTCGAAAGAGAACAAAGTTAGTAATATCGGTACGGCTCGGCCTAGTTTCATTGATTTCATGATGGTCAGAGACAAGAACGACTCAGCTCCTgctccttcttcatcttcttcctcgtgTTCAGGTTCGAGTGGAATTACAGAAGTATGTTCCGGTGGATCTGATCATGAAGAAAGCAGCAGCTGTAACAGTTTTTCTTCATCTTATTGTAGGAGAGGTCCATGA